A stretch of the Microtus ochrogaster isolate Prairie Vole_2 linkage group LG2, MicOch1.0, whole genome shotgun sequence genome encodes the following:
- the Bend6 gene encoding BEN domain-containing protein 6, with amino-acid sequence MQKISQTDEITDNQVLRKRKRKRTETVNSENANSAMDKAQRDPYSGNAFLPGESSSDDETPLAELSKEELCTKIKNLKEKLTNIRKENSRLRQSLVMLQVLPQAVTQFEELVAVAETLLKGGGVVSTPASTLWRSTNNSSPDSFASLCSNSNSSSSSPSSLKAEEEQPPGEKQFKIENWQIARCNKSKPQKFINDLMQVLYTTEYMATHSLTGAKSSTSRDKVVKPAMNQNEVQEIIGITKQVFPSADDISIRRMIGQKLNNCTKKPNVGKMLNSQDIK; translated from the exons ATGCAGAAGATCTCGCAGACAGATGAAATTACCGATAACCAAGTTcttaggaaaaggaagaggaaacggACAGAGACAGTGAACTCAGAGAATGCAAATAGTGCCATGGATAAAGCACAG AGAGACCCATATTCAGGAAATGCCTTCCTGCCTGGCGAGAGCTCCAGTGATGACGAAACCCCCTTAGCAGAACTGTCCAAGGAGGAACTTTGTACCAAAATCAAAAACCTGAAGGAGAAACTAACGAACATCCGGAAGGAAAACAGTCGGCTTCGACAGTCTTTGGTCATGCTACAAG TGTTACCACAGGCAGTCACCCAGTTTGAAGAACTGGTTGCAGTGGCAGAGACCCTGCTTAAAGGTGGGGGAGTGGTGTCCACACCTGCATCTACTCTCTGGAGATCAACCAACAACTCCTCCCCAGACTCTTTTGCCTCTCTATGCAGTAattccaactccagttccagctccCCAAGTTCCCTGAAGGCTGAGGAGGAGCAGCCTCCTGGCGAGAAGCAG TTCAAGATTGAAAACTGGCAGATTGCACGTTGTAATAAGAGCAAGCCTCAGAAATTTATTAATGATTTAATGCAAGTTCTTTACACAACTGAATACATGGCCACACACAGTCTGACTGGGGCCAAATCCTCCACTTCAAGAGACAAAGTTGTGAAACCAGCTATGAATCAGAATGAAGTTCAAGAAATCATAG GAATAACGAAGCAGGTGTTTCCCAGCGCAGATGACATTTCCATCAGAAGGATGATAGGACAGAAACTCAATAACTGCACCAAGAAGCCGAATGTGGGCAAAATGCTTAACTCTCAGGATATTAAGTAG